In a single window of the Catalinimonas alkaloidigena genome:
- a CDS encoding class I SAM-dependent DNA methyltransferase, with product MTQQQLERYLWGAATYLRGHIDAGDYKQYIFPLLFYKRICDVYDEEFQRALDESDGDLEYAAFAEHHHFQVPPGAHWQHVRETTTNVGLALQDAMRAIEKANPDTLFGIFGDASWTNKDRLSDETLLNLMEHYSQHTLDLKSVPDDQLGNAYEYLIKQFADDSGHTAAEFYTNRTVVKLMTMLMDPQPGESVYDPTCGSGGLLLNCALHLKTEGKEYRTLRLYGQEINLLTSAIARMNMFLHGIEEFHVVRGDTLSYPAFLENDALMQFDVVLANPPYSIKSWNRSTFEKDPFGRNLWGTPPQGCADYAFQQHIQQSLHPERGRSIALWPHGILFRDAEEGMRRRMIEEDRVECVIGLGPNLFYNSPMEACLLMTRNQKPPEKQGKILFINAVKEVRQEKNMAYLDLHHITRIYEAYRAFEDQDGFCKVVDTGEVLSNGASLNISLYLSNVDRTGEATPFEEVLENWENASADLKRSMESLFEILK from the coding sequence ATGACGCAACAACAACTGGAACGCTACCTCTGGGGAGCGGCCACCTACCTGCGTGGCCACATCGACGCGGGCGACTACAAGCAGTACATCTTCCCGCTTCTGTTCTACAAACGGATCTGCGACGTGTACGACGAAGAGTTTCAGCGGGCACTCGACGAGAGTGACGGGGACCTGGAGTACGCCGCCTTTGCCGAGCATCACCACTTCCAGGTGCCTCCAGGGGCGCACTGGCAGCACGTACGGGAGACGACCACCAACGTAGGGCTGGCGTTGCAGGACGCCATGCGGGCCATCGAGAAGGCCAACCCTGACACGCTGTTCGGCATCTTCGGAGACGCGAGCTGGACCAATAAGGACCGGCTGAGTGACGAGACGTTGCTGAACCTGATGGAGCACTACTCGCAGCACACCCTCGACCTGAAGAGTGTACCTGACGATCAACTGGGCAACGCCTACGAGTACCTGATCAAGCAGTTTGCGGACGACAGCGGCCACACCGCCGCCGAGTTTTACACCAACCGCACGGTGGTGAAGCTGATGACCATGCTGATGGACCCGCAGCCTGGGGAGAGCGTGTATGACCCCACCTGCGGCTCGGGCGGGCTCCTGTTGAACTGCGCCCTCCACCTGAAAACGGAAGGGAAGGAGTACCGCACGCTGCGCCTCTACGGGCAGGAAATCAACCTCCTGACCTCGGCCATTGCCCGCATGAACATGTTCCTGCACGGCATCGAGGAGTTCCATGTGGTGCGCGGCGACACGCTGAGTTATCCGGCCTTTCTGGAGAACGATGCGCTGATGCAGTTCGACGTGGTGCTGGCCAACCCCCCGTACTCGATCAAGTCATGGAACCGCAGCACCTTTGAAAAAGATCCGTTCGGGCGGAACCTCTGGGGTACCCCGCCGCAGGGCTGTGCCGACTACGCCTTCCAGCAGCACATCCAGCAGAGCCTGCACCCGGAACGCGGACGCTCCATTGCCCTCTGGCCCCACGGGATTCTGTTCCGCGATGCCGAGGAAGGGATGCGCCGCCGGATGATCGAAGAGGATCGCGTGGAGTGCGTGATCGGGCTGGGGCCGAACCTGTTTTACAACTCTCCGATGGAAGCGTGTCTCCTGATGACACGCAACCAGAAGCCCCCTGAGAAACAGGGCAAAATCCTGTTCATCAACGCGGTGAAAGAGGTCCGTCAGGAGAAAAACATGGCCTACCTGGACCTGCACCACATCACCCGGATTTACGAGGCTTACCGGGCCTTTGAGGACCAGGACGGATTCTGCAAGGTGGTGGACACGGGGGAAGTCCTGAGCAATGGGGCCAGCCTGAACATATCGCTTTACCTGAGCAACGTAGACCGGACGGGCGAAGCCACCCCCTTCGAAGAAGTGCTGGAAAACTGGGAGAATGCATCCGCAGACCTGAAACGGAGCATGGAATCTCTATTCGAAATTTTGAAGTGA
- a CDS encoding DUF262 domain-containing protein has translation MAYQTPITIKDAITRIQKRKFVLPSIQREFVWNPDQIEQLFDSLMREYPISTFLLWKVDKSRIQDFQFYEFLKDYHEKNATHNSKADLSADEDVIAILDGQQRLTSLYIALRGSYAKKIPYYRWDSPHAFPKRKLYLNLLRPAEEMEMEYDFQFLTSDEAKARDGYWWFEVGQILDFDDISKTMQFLMLQGLMDTSIYLVEQTSYALNTLTKLFNIIHQKGTLSYFQEEGEALDKVLQIFIRINSGGTKLSYSDLLLSVATAQWREKDAREEIHRFVDEINGIGDGFNFTKDFVLKSCLVLGDFNDVRFKVDNFTKKNMMHIEERWDVISDAIRNAITLIAGFGFNRDNLTSTNAVIPIAYYLMHNERDASFLSAGVYADDRKQIRHWLVRTLLKRVFSGTPDALYPTFRNLIKEHLGAFPLAQIIERYKGTNKTIVFTEDDIENLLEIEYGSSLAYSALTLLYPGLNLSVRYHQDHVHPQRFFTDHKLRSQGIDDPNEREAYRQRFNHLPNLQLLPASENTEKNGKMLQEWLNEKYPATYEQRDFMRQHLFPDEVSLTFDNFVAFYEARKALLKAHLSKQLGVTTDTKTQIEA, from the coding sequence ATGGCCTACCAGACACCCATCACCATCAAGGATGCCATCACCCGTATCCAGAAGCGCAAATTCGTCCTGCCTTCCATTCAGCGCGAATTTGTCTGGAACCCGGACCAGATCGAACAGCTCTTTGACTCCTTGATGCGGGAGTACCCCATCAGCACATTTCTCCTTTGGAAGGTTGATAAATCCCGCATTCAGGATTTCCAGTTTTACGAGTTCCTGAAGGACTACCACGAAAAGAACGCTACCCATAATAGTAAGGCGGACCTGAGCGCCGACGAAGACGTGATCGCCATCCTCGACGGGCAGCAACGCCTGACCTCCCTGTACATCGCTTTGCGAGGGAGCTACGCCAAAAAAATCCCGTATTACCGGTGGGACAGTCCTCACGCGTTTCCCAAACGGAAACTCTACTTGAACCTGTTGCGCCCGGCGGAGGAGATGGAAATGGAATACGACTTCCAGTTCCTGACGTCTGACGAAGCCAAAGCTCGTGACGGGTACTGGTGGTTTGAAGTAGGCCAAATTCTTGACTTCGATGACATATCGAAGACCATGCAGTTCCTGATGCTACAGGGATTGATGGATACTTCCATATATCTGGTAGAGCAGACCAGTTACGCGCTGAACACGCTGACCAAACTTTTCAATATTATTCACCAGAAGGGGACGCTCAGTTACTTCCAGGAAGAAGGAGAAGCGCTGGACAAGGTGTTGCAGATCTTCATCCGCATCAACAGCGGCGGGACCAAGCTGAGTTACTCCGACCTGTTGCTTTCAGTGGCGACTGCCCAATGGCGTGAAAAGGACGCACGGGAGGAAATTCATCGCTTCGTGGACGAGATCAACGGCATTGGCGATGGGTTTAACTTCACCAAGGATTTCGTACTGAAGTCTTGTCTGGTCCTCGGTGACTTCAACGATGTGCGGTTCAAGGTGGACAACTTCACGAAGAAGAACATGATGCACATCGAAGAGCGGTGGGACGTCATTTCGGATGCCATCCGCAACGCCATCACTCTGATCGCCGGTTTCGGCTTCAACCGTGACAACCTCACTTCCACGAACGCGGTGATCCCCATCGCCTACTACCTGATGCATAATGAACGGGATGCTTCGTTCCTGTCGGCAGGCGTTTATGCCGATGACCGCAAGCAGATCCGGCATTGGTTGGTTCGGACGCTGTTGAAAAGGGTCTTCAGCGGTACGCCAGATGCGCTGTATCCTACGTTCCGCAACCTGATCAAGGAGCATCTGGGAGCGTTTCCCTTGGCTCAAATCATCGAGCGGTACAAGGGAACCAACAAAACCATCGTCTTCACGGAGGACGACATCGAAAACCTCCTGGAAATTGAATACGGGAGTTCACTGGCGTACAGTGCGCTGACCCTCCTTTATCCGGGCTTGAACCTGAGTGTCCGGTATCACCAGGATCATGTGCATCCTCAGCGGTTCTTCACCGACCACAAACTCCGCAGCCAGGGCATCGACGATCCGAATGAGAGGGAGGCTTACCGTCAACGGTTCAATCACTTGCCTAACCTTCAGCTTCTGCCCGCCTCGGAGAACACCGAGAAAAACGGGAAGATGTTGCAGGAGTGGCTGAATGAGAAATATCCGGCCACCTACGAACAACGGGACTTCATGCGGCAGCACCTCTTTCCTGATGAGGTGTCGTTAACCTTCGATAATTTCGTCGCCTTTTACGAAGCCCGAAAGGCCCTGTTGAAAGCACACCTGTCTAAACAACTGGGGGTAACTACGGACACCAAGACCCAGATCGAAGCATGA
- a CDS encoding class I SAM-dependent DNA methyltransferase: MQLPIPLGKGQETASDLKLSLSQLEQYLSKAAWILKGPVDASDFKVYIFPLLFFKRISDVYDEEYALALSESDGDQEYASLPEFHRFTIPEGCHWTDVRETTTNVGLALEKAFRGIEQANLEFLYGIFGDAQWSNKNKLPDKLLIDLIEHFSQYNLSNSKVDVDILGRAYEYLIKHFADLTNKKAGEFYTPRSVVHLIGLIVDPQEGESIYDPACGTGGMLLESIGHLQENGQDYRTLKLYGQEKNLTSSSIARMNMFLHGVEDFHIVRGDTLRNPQFFEADGLRQFDCVIANPPFSLKAWGADEWLHDPYGRNIAGVPPQGNGDMAWVQHMISSMKPETGRMAVVLPHGALFRKGAEGRIRQALLEQDRLEAVIGLGPNIFYGTQLAACILVFRQLKPEARQGKVLFIDGSDQIRVGRAQNFLEPSQVDRLFGWYTQFTDVENYVKVATLDDIAENDFNLNIPLYVEKVLEDNLPSVEEALVDLKAAWTESQQAEERFRVLLKQFTQS; the protein is encoded by the coding sequence ATGCAGCTACCGATTCCGCTGGGAAAAGGCCAGGAGACCGCCTCTGATCTGAAACTCTCCCTTTCCCAACTCGAACAGTACCTGTCCAAAGCGGCCTGGATTCTGAAAGGCCCTGTCGACGCTTCTGATTTTAAGGTCTACATCTTCCCGCTTCTGTTCTTCAAGCGCATCTCGGATGTATACGACGAAGAGTACGCGCTGGCGCTGTCCGAGTCGGACGGCGACCAGGAATACGCCTCCCTGCCCGAATTTCACCGGTTTACCATCCCGGAAGGGTGTCACTGGACAGATGTCCGGGAGACGACCACCAACGTAGGGCTGGCGCTGGAAAAAGCGTTCCGAGGTATTGAACAAGCTAACCTGGAGTTCCTGTACGGCATCTTTGGTGACGCCCAGTGGAGCAACAAGAACAAACTACCTGACAAACTTCTGATCGACCTGATCGAGCACTTCTCTCAGTACAATCTGTCAAACAGTAAAGTGGACGTGGACATCCTGGGGCGGGCGTATGAGTACCTGATCAAGCATTTCGCGGACCTGACCAACAAAAAAGCGGGCGAGTTTTACACCCCCCGCTCGGTGGTACACCTGATCGGGCTGATCGTCGACCCGCAGGAGGGAGAGAGCATCTACGATCCGGCCTGCGGCACCGGGGGGATGTTGCTGGAATCTATTGGTCACTTACAGGAGAATGGACAGGATTACCGCACACTGAAGCTGTACGGCCAGGAGAAAAACCTCACCTCCTCGTCCATCGCCCGCATGAATATGTTCCTGCACGGGGTAGAAGACTTTCACATCGTACGCGGAGATACCCTGCGTAACCCTCAGTTCTTTGAAGCGGATGGACTCCGGCAGTTCGACTGCGTCATCGCAAACCCTCCGTTCTCCCTGAAAGCCTGGGGCGCAGACGAATGGCTGCACGACCCCTACGGTCGAAACATCGCGGGCGTGCCTCCGCAAGGGAATGGTGACATGGCATGGGTGCAACACATGATTTCCTCCATGAAGCCAGAAACCGGTCGGATGGCGGTGGTGCTCCCACATGGAGCCCTTTTCCGGAAGGGAGCCGAAGGACGCATCCGTCAGGCGTTGCTCGAACAGGACCGGCTGGAGGCGGTGATCGGGCTGGGACCCAACATTTTCTATGGTACCCAACTGGCGGCCTGCATCCTGGTGTTCCGTCAGCTGAAGCCCGAGGCACGTCAGGGCAAGGTCCTGTTCATCGATGGTTCGGATCAGATCCGGGTGGGACGGGCGCAGAACTTCCTGGAGCCCTCCCAGGTGGATCGCCTCTTCGGGTGGTACACGCAGTTCACCGACGTGGAGAACTACGTGAAGGTGGCTACCCTCGACGACATCGCCGAAAACGATTTTAACCTGAACATTCCCCTCTACGTGGAGAAGGTGCTGGAGGACAACCTTCCGTCCGTCGAAGAAGCACTGGTCGACCTGAAAGCGGCCTGGACGGAGAGCCAACAGGCGGAAGAACGTTTCCGAGTCTTGCTCAAACAATTCACCCAATCATAA
- the gcvP gene encoding aminomethyl-transferring glycine dehydrogenase produces the protein MKLDIRHREPFVNRHIGPDAAQQEEMLAAIGASSLDELIRQTVPNDIRLEQPLRLPAPLTEWEFLRMFRQLAQKNKVFKSYIGAGYYDTIVPGVILRNILENPGWYTAYTPYQAEIAQGRLEMLLNFQTVVTDLTGMEIANASLLDEGTAAAEAMSMFYALRKPAKKDAHVFFVSDKCHPQTIEVLQTRATPLGIELRVGDHREVDVTAGDVFGMLLQYPATDGSVFDYTDLIAAAHEQDVLVSVAADLLSLTLLTSPGEMGADVVVGSAQRLGVPMGYGGPHAAYFATRDAFKRQIPGRIIGVSVDAEGNKAYRMALQTREQHIRREKATSNICTAQVLLAVMAGAYAVYHGPQGLKQIAARTHGLTRVLAQGLTEAGFTVVTEQYFDTIQVTLGETTTSEALRQRAEAAEMNFRYWADGSVSLSLDETTTLADVQAILEVFVGGASSFDLDAAADALELVWPERLIRTSTYLTHPVFNTHHSEHEMLRYLKSLENKDLSLVHSMISLGSCTMKLNATTEMIPVTWPEFGGLHPFAPAAQAEGYRQLFSELEAWLCEITGFAGISLQPNSGAQGEYAGLMVIRAYHESRGEAHRTVALIPSSAHGTNPASAVMAGMQVVIVKCDDMGNIDLNDLRAKAEKYKDNLSALMVTYPSTHGVFEEDIREICAVVHQHGGRVYMDGANMNAQVGLTSPGQIGADVCHLNLHKTFCIPHGGGGPGMGPIGVVADLVPFLPGHRMVNLGSEQAITAVSAGPWGSASILTISYAYIRMMGNEGLTRATEVAILSANYLQARLKEHYPVLYTGKKGRNAHELILDLRPFKKAGVEAEDVAKRLMDYGYHAPTLSFPVPGTLMIEPTESEAKEELDRFCDAMIAIREEIREVEEGAADKADNVLKRAPHTASVLLADNWTRPYSREKAAFPREWVRLSKFWPSVSRIDSAYGDRNLVCSCLPVEEYQTDVTAAQAVSSAVS, from the coding sequence ATGAAGCTTGACATCCGTCATCGTGAACCTTTTGTTAATCGTCATATCGGACCGGATGCTGCCCAGCAGGAAGAAATGCTGGCGGCCATTGGTGCTTCGTCGCTGGACGAACTGATTCGGCAGACCGTTCCGAACGACATTCGGCTGGAGCAACCGCTCCGCTTGCCTGCGCCGCTCACCGAATGGGAGTTTCTGCGGATGTTTCGGCAACTGGCACAAAAAAACAAAGTGTTTAAATCGTACATCGGGGCGGGGTATTACGACACCATCGTGCCGGGGGTGATTCTGCGCAACATTCTGGAAAATCCGGGTTGGTACACGGCCTATACGCCCTACCAGGCCGAAATTGCCCAGGGTCGCCTGGAAATGCTGCTGAACTTTCAGACGGTGGTGACCGACCTGACGGGCATGGAAATCGCCAACGCGTCGCTCCTCGACGAAGGGACGGCCGCTGCCGAAGCCATGTCGATGTTCTACGCCCTGCGGAAACCGGCCAAGAAAGACGCGCATGTGTTTTTTGTTTCCGACAAGTGCCATCCGCAAACGATTGAAGTGTTGCAGACCCGTGCCACGCCCCTTGGCATCGAGCTGCGCGTCGGCGACCACCGCGAGGTGGACGTAACGGCTGGTGACGTATTCGGGATGCTGTTGCAGTACCCGGCTACCGACGGCTCGGTGTTCGATTATACAGATCTGATTGCTGCGGCCCACGAACAGGACGTGCTGGTGAGCGTAGCGGCCGATCTGCTGAGCCTGACGCTGCTGACTTCGCCGGGCGAGATGGGTGCTGATGTGGTGGTCGGGTCGGCCCAGCGCCTGGGCGTACCAATGGGCTACGGGGGGCCACATGCCGCCTACTTTGCCACGCGCGACGCATTCAAACGGCAGATTCCGGGACGGATCATCGGCGTATCGGTCGATGCCGAAGGCAACAAAGCGTACCGCATGGCGCTGCAAACCCGCGAGCAGCACATCCGTCGCGAAAAAGCGACTTCCAACATTTGTACGGCACAGGTGCTGCTGGCCGTGATGGCCGGGGCCTATGCCGTCTACCACGGACCGCAGGGACTGAAGCAAATTGCCGCCCGGACACATGGCCTGACCCGCGTCTTGGCCCAGGGACTGACGGAAGCGGGTTTCACGGTGGTGACCGAGCAGTATTTCGATACGATCCAGGTGACCTTGGGCGAGACGACCACGAGCGAGGCACTGCGGCAACGGGCCGAGGCGGCGGAAATGAACTTCCGCTACTGGGCCGACGGCTCGGTGAGCCTGTCGCTGGACGAAACTACCACGCTGGCCGATGTGCAGGCCATTCTGGAAGTCTTTGTTGGAGGCGCGTCTTCGTTCGACCTGGACGCGGCCGCCGATGCGCTGGAACTGGTGTGGCCGGAACGCTTGATTCGTACGTCGACATACCTGACGCATCCGGTTTTCAACACGCACCACAGCGAACACGAGATGCTGCGCTACCTCAAGTCGCTCGAAAACAAAGACCTTTCGCTGGTGCATTCGATGATCTCGCTGGGCTCGTGCACCATGAAGCTGAACGCCACCACCGAGATGATTCCGGTCACCTGGCCGGAGTTTGGAGGACTGCACCCGTTTGCGCCGGCCGCACAGGCCGAGGGCTATCGCCAACTCTTTTCCGAACTGGAAGCCTGGCTGTGCGAAATCACCGGCTTTGCGGGCATCTCTTTGCAACCCAACTCCGGTGCGCAGGGCGAGTACGCCGGCCTGATGGTCATTCGCGCCTACCACGAAAGCCGCGGCGAAGCCCACCGCACCGTCGCGCTGATTCCTTCGTCGGCGCACGGCACCAATCCCGCTTCTGCCGTGATGGCGGGCATGCAGGTCGTCATCGTGAAGTGCGACGACATGGGCAACATCGACCTGAACGATCTGCGCGCAAAGGCCGAGAAATACAAAGACAACTTGTCGGCCCTGATGGTCACGTATCCTTCGACCCACGGTGTGTTTGAAGAGGACATTCGCGAAATCTGCGCGGTGGTGCACCAGCACGGCGGCCGTGTGTACATGGACGGCGCCAACATGAACGCCCAGGTAGGCCTGACGTCGCCCGGCCAGATCGGGGCCGACGTGTGTCACCTGAACCTCCATAAAACCTTCTGCATTCCGCACGGCGGTGGCGGACCGGGTATGGGCCCCATTGGCGTCGTTGCCGACCTCGTGCCGTTCCTCCCCGGCCACCGGATGGTGAACCTGGGTAGCGAACAGGCCATTACGGCCGTTTCGGCAGGGCCGTGGGGGAGTGCTTCCATCCTGACCATTTCGTACGCGTACATTCGCATGATGGGCAACGAAGGGCTGACCCGCGCTACGGAAGTGGCCATTCTGAGCGCCAACTATCTACAGGCGCGCCTGAAAGAACACTACCCGGTGCTTTACACCGGTAAAAAAGGACGCAACGCTCACGAATTGATCCTGGATCTGCGGCCGTTCAAAAAAGCTGGTGTAGAAGCCGAAGACGTCGCCAAGCGTTTGATGGACTACGGCTACCACGCGCCCACACTTTCGTTCCCCGTGCCCGGCACGCTGATGATCGAGCCGACCGAAAGCGAGGCCAAAGAAGAACTGGACCGCTTCTGCGATGCCATGATCGCCATCCGCGAAGAAATCCGCGAGGTGGAGGAAGGCGCAGCCGACAAAGCCGACAACGTGCTGAAACGGGCACCGCACACGGCGTCGGTGTTACTGGCCGACAACTGGACGCGTCCCTATAGCCGTGAAAAGGCCGCCTTCCCACGCGAGTGGGTCCGCCTCAGCAAATTCTGGCCCAGCGTCAGTCGCATCGACTCGGCGTACGGTGACCGGAATCTGGTGTGCAGTTGCCTGCCGGTGGAAGAGTACCAGACCGACGTTACAGCGGCACAAGCGGTCTCGTCGGCGGTTTCTTAG
- a CDS encoding glycosyltransferase family 4 protein, giving the protein MKILMSAYACEPNWGSEPEVGWRWMKRLAAQATELVVVTRSEDRYKDANGKTGVRNSRANIEKAMETENLPNVRFLYYDLPDQIANTEQSFIGANVCGYLWELAVFPFLLQHFGYKEFDLVQRVTIVAYRFPTSISYFGKRFIYGPLAGGERAPLRLMPMFSFKNQLKEWTRRLIQYSALVDPLVLLTLQQADEVIAVTHDTYSILPAFARKKAIIEPATSIDEKDFRIDETYRGTRDRQDPTLRLLFVGRLLEWKGVLLTLKALHFLGDALDYEMTIVGDGPDAARFRAYAAQHNLRVHFTGHISRTELSQYYFSHDLFVLPSLHDSGGFVVLEAHLHDLPVLVLALGGPREIASPEKGDIMIDPQGLTPDQLAAAIANQLLAFQRKRLGPSA; this is encoded by the coding sequence ATGAAGATTCTCATGTCCGCTTACGCTTGCGAACCCAACTGGGGCAGCGAACCCGAAGTGGGATGGCGCTGGATGAAGCGTCTGGCCGCCCAGGCGACCGAACTCGTGGTGGTTACCCGCTCGGAAGACCGTTACAAAGATGCGAACGGCAAAACCGGGGTGCGGAACAGCCGCGCGAACATCGAGAAAGCAATGGAAACGGAAAACCTGCCGAACGTGCGTTTTCTCTACTACGACCTGCCGGACCAGATCGCCAACACAGAGCAGTCCTTTATCGGGGCGAACGTTTGCGGGTACCTCTGGGAGCTGGCCGTGTTCCCGTTTTTGTTGCAGCACTTCGGCTACAAAGAGTTCGACCTCGTGCAGCGGGTCACCATCGTCGCCTACCGCTTTCCGACCTCGATCAGCTACTTTGGCAAACGATTTATCTACGGCCCGCTGGCCGGTGGGGAACGCGCCCCGCTGCGGCTGATGCCCATGTTCTCGTTTAAAAACCAGTTGAAAGAGTGGACCCGCCGCCTCATCCAGTACAGCGCCCTGGTCGATCCGCTGGTGCTACTGACGTTGCAACAGGCCGACGAAGTCATTGCCGTGACGCACGACACCTACAGCATTTTACCCGCGTTTGCACGGAAGAAGGCCATCATCGAGCCGGCGACCTCCATCGACGAGAAAGATTTCCGCATTGACGAGACCTACCGCGGAACGCGCGATCGGCAGGACCCGACGCTGCGCCTTCTGTTTGTGGGTCGGTTGCTCGAATGGAAAGGGGTGCTGCTGACGTTGAAGGCTCTGCACTTTCTGGGCGATGCGCTGGATTACGAAATGACCATCGTGGGCGACGGTCCCGACGCAGCCCGGTTCCGGGCCTATGCTGCCCAGCACAACCTGCGGGTGCACTTTACGGGACACATTTCCCGGACGGAACTCAGCCAATATTATTTTTCGCACGATCTGTTCGTGCTGCCCAGCCTGCACGATTCGGGTGGCTTTGTGGTGCTGGAAGCCCATCTGCACGACCTGCCCGTCCTGGTGCTGGCGCTGGGCGGCCCGCGCGAAATTGCCAGCCCCGAAAAGGGCGACATCATGATAGATCCCCAGGGGCTTACGCCCGATCAGCTGGCGGCCGCCATCGCCAATCAGCTGCTGGCGTTTCAGCGCAAGCGCCTCGGCCCCTCGGCCTGA